The following are from one region of the Heterodontus francisci isolate sHetFra1 chromosome 34, sHetFra1.hap1, whole genome shotgun sequence genome:
- the LOC137349403 gene encoding zinc finger protein 774-like encodes MEAKSVEKPYTCSVCGRGFSRSAGLSVHKCSNTGEKLWKCGDRERKLNYTSELETHRHSQTEERPFTCTECGKGFTQLSNLQTHQRIHTGERPFTCTECGKGYIHLCALLTHQRVHTGERPFTCNDCGKGFIRSSALLMHQRVHTGERPFTCSECGKRFSLSGNLLAHQRIHTGERPFTCSDCGKGFTASSTLQIHQRVHTGERPFTCSECGKGFTTSCKLVKHKRVHTGERPFTCSECGKGFADSTARLTHQRVHTGERPFTCSVCGKRFTQSSHLVSHQFIHIGERSFICSVCRKGFTQPSYLLRHQRVHR; translated from the coding sequence atggaagcaaaaagtgtggagaaaccgtacacgtgttctgtgtgtggacgaggcttcagccgATCAGCTGGCCTGTCGGTACACAAGTGTAGTAACACTGGGGAgaagctgtggaaatgtggggaccgtgagagaAAATTAAATTACACGTCTGAGCTAGAAACTCACCGACACAGTCAAACtgaggagaggccattcacctgcactgagtgtgggaagggattcactcagttatcaaacctgcagacacaccagcgaattcacactggggagaggccattcacctgcactgagtgtggaaaGGGATACATTCATTTATGCGCCCTACtaacacaccaacgagttcacactggggagaggccattcacctgcaatgattgtgggaagggattcattcgttCATCCGCCCTACtgatgcaccagcgagttcacactggggagaggccattcacctgctccgagtgtgggaagagattctctctgtcagggaacctgctggcacatcaacgaattcacactggggagaggccattcacctgctctgattgtgggaagggattcactgcttcatccaccctgcagatacaccagcgagttcacactggggagaggccattcacctgctccgagtgtgggaagggattcactacttcatgcaAGCTGGTGAAAcacaagcgagttcacactggtgagaggccattcacctgctctgagtgtgggaagggatttgctgatTCAACTGCTCGGctgacgcaccagcgagttcacactggagagcggccattcacctgctccgtatgtgggaagagatttactcagtcatcccacctggtgtCACATCAGTTCATTCACATTGGGGAGAGGTcattcatctgctccgtgtgtaggaagggattcactcagccatcctatctgctgagacaccagcgagttcacagataa